Proteins co-encoded in one Natrarchaeobius halalkaliphilus genomic window:
- a CDS encoding geranylgeranyl reductase family protein — protein MYDFVVVGVGPAGARFARRAAEKGFDVLALEKGEIGAPLACSGHVSTDIWQFIGRGARDELFQNEIYGARFHVGGPHSESYPFYKREVASNVIDRVGLDRHLAALADDAGADVRERHTVTAVREYRDRVEVDVSTPEGTERFETKMLAGCDGPRSRVREELELPQPDELLHGVLAFSDEDDHEDFVDVHLTAPTFFAWRIPRGEAGVEYGLAAPPGVQVRRHFEELIDGYEIDVSHRCSGAIPIGPADRVTARRTFLIGDAAAQTKPFTGGGILYGMSCADHAAREIDPDRPSTLPAYERAWRDDLAREMALGRLLRRAYSFPEPIQHVGLGTLSGEIGVHMDRPTSLASPAHLKAMLSRLRP, from the coding sequence ATGTACGACTTCGTCGTCGTGGGAGTCGGGCCGGCCGGGGCACGGTTCGCGCGACGGGCCGCCGAAAAGGGATTCGACGTCCTCGCACTCGAGAAAGGTGAGATCGGGGCGCCGCTTGCCTGTTCGGGACACGTCAGCACCGATATCTGGCAGTTCATCGGTCGCGGGGCACGCGATGAGTTGTTCCAGAACGAGATCTACGGCGCGCGCTTTCACGTCGGCGGTCCCCACAGCGAGTCCTATCCGTTTTACAAGCGAGAAGTAGCTTCGAACGTCATCGACCGCGTGGGTCTGGATCGACATCTCGCAGCCCTCGCAGACGATGCGGGTGCGGACGTTCGCGAGCGTCACACCGTCACGGCAGTCCGTGAGTACCGCGACCGCGTCGAGGTCGACGTGAGCACGCCGGAGGGCACCGAGCGGTTCGAGACGAAGATGCTCGCGGGTTGTGATGGGCCGCGATCGCGGGTACGCGAGGAACTCGAGTTACCCCAGCCCGACGAGCTGTTACACGGGGTGCTGGCGTTTTCCGACGAGGACGACCACGAAGACTTCGTCGACGTCCACCTCACTGCACCGACGTTCTTCGCCTGGCGAATCCCTCGTGGCGAGGCGGGCGTCGAGTACGGACTCGCAGCCCCCCCGGGAGTTCAGGTGAGAAGGCATTTCGAGGAACTGATCGACGGCTACGAGATCGACGTCTCCCACCGGTGTTCGGGGGCGATTCCGATCGGGCCTGCGGACCGGGTGACGGCCAGGCGAACGTTTCTGATCGGGGATGCGGCGGCACAGACCAAACCCTTCACCGGCGGAGGGATTCTCTACGGTATGAGCTGTGCCGACCACGCCGCCCGCGAGATCGATCCCGACCGACCGTCGACGCTCCCAGCGTACGAACGAGCCTGGCGCGATGACTTAGCGCGCGAGATGGCGCTGGGACGACTGCTGCGACGAGCCTACTCGTTTCCGGAACCGATCCAGCACGTCGGTCTCGGAACGCTTTCGGGCGAGATCGGCGTCCACATGGATCGGCCGAC
- a CDS encoding GTP-dependent dephospho-CoA kinase family protein: MPRDEHGSDGSRADDTEPGDENRLLRLPDELRGELKEPMGPIETDADRLLETVDGPLIAVGDVVTYHFLQAGRPPDVALVDEQTKREAVDDEIRKTVTAETHLEAENPPATITEDVVRTLLEGLRSEGSTTILVDGEEDLVVLPAIVAAPERASVVYGQPDEGMVHVTVTDDERATVRELLERFDGDAGRFLDLLEDESI; encoded by the coding sequence GTGCCTCGAGACGAGCACGGATCGGACGGTTCGAGAGCCGACGATACCGAACCCGGTGACGAAAATCGGCTGCTCCGCCTTCCCGACGAACTCCGCGGGGAGCTCAAAGAACCGATGGGACCCATCGAGACCGACGCGGATCGACTTCTCGAGACCGTCGACGGCCCGCTGATCGCCGTCGGTGACGTGGTCACCTACCACTTCCTGCAAGCGGGCCGTCCACCGGACGTCGCACTCGTCGACGAACAGACGAAACGCGAGGCCGTCGACGACGAGATCCGCAAGACGGTGACGGCGGAGACCCACCTCGAGGCGGAGAATCCGCCCGCAACGATCACCGAAGACGTCGTCCGCACGCTACTCGAGGGACTTCGATCCGAGGGATCGACAACGATCCTCGTCGACGGCGAAGAGGACCTCGTCGTGTTGCCGGCGATCGTCGCCGCACCCGAGCGAGCGAGCGTCGTCTACGGACAGCCCGACGAGGGGATGGTCCACGTCACGGTCACCGACGACGAGCGCGCGACGGTCCGTGAGTTACTCGAGCGCTTCGACGGCGACGCCGGCCGATTTCTGGACCTGCTCGAAGATGAGTCGATCTGA